In the Sediminibacter sp. Hel_I_10 genome, one interval contains:
- a CDS encoding aspartate kinase, with translation MKTIHIVLFGIGNVGSTLINQINAAKERLKQYKDIELHLPVIANSKLVFTSENGVDSNWQSNFEQFSVPFKIEDVIRYVKEKNFKNLIAVDATASAQFVENYIPLIENGFHLVSANKMANTLPLEEYQALRSALKKYQKTYLYETNVGAGLPVIETIQSLYASGEKIHKIRGVFSGSLSYIFNAFSSEEDAFSSILNKASDLGLTEPDAREDLSGKDVARKLLILARELEFQSNFEDVKIQSLIPKQLNGKTTAVQFQSRVRELDGYFQNLKDEQSKDTVLRYVGELNTETKELEVKLISEAKTSSIGQLKGSDAIFEIFTESYGAHPIVIQGAGAGNQVTARGLLSDIVKICC, from the coding sequence GTGAAGACCATACATATAGTTCTATTCGGAATTGGTAACGTCGGCAGCACGCTTATTAATCAAATTAACGCTGCCAAAGAACGATTGAAACAATATAAAGATATCGAATTGCACCTTCCCGTCATTGCAAATTCTAAGCTTGTCTTTACCTCTGAGAATGGGGTCGATTCAAATTGGCAAAGTAACTTTGAACAATTTTCGGTTCCTTTTAAGATAGAAGATGTTATTCGCTACGTTAAAGAGAAAAATTTCAAGAACCTAATTGCAGTTGATGCTACGGCAAGCGCTCAATTTGTTGAGAATTATATTCCCTTAATCGAAAACGGCTTTCACTTGGTTTCTGCCAATAAAATGGCAAATACCTTACCGCTAGAAGAATATCAGGCATTACGGTCTGCTTTAAAAAAGTATCAAAAAACATATTTGTATGAAACCAATGTTGGTGCAGGTTTACCTGTAATCGAAACCATTCAAAGTTTATATGCTTCTGGAGAAAAAATACATAAGATTCGTGGTGTGTTTTCTGGATCGTTAAGTTATATTTTCAATGCATTTTCTTCGGAAGAGGATGCGTTTTCTTCCATTTTAAATAAGGCCTCAGATTTAGGATTGACCGAGCCAGATGCTAGAGAGGATTTATCAGGAAAGGATGTGGCTCGAAAACTGCTTATTTTAGCTAGAGAGTTAGAATTTCAATCCAATTTTGAAGATGTCAAAATACAATCCTTAATTCCAAAACAACTCAATGGAAAAACCACAGCAGTACAGTTTCAAAGTAGAGTTCGTGAATTGGATGGGTATTTCCAAAATCTTAAAGATGAGCAGTCAAAAGATACCGTGCTAAGGTATGTTGGAGAGTTAAACACAGAGACTAAGGAACTTGAGGTCAAGTTGATTTCCGAAGCAAAAACATCATCCATTGGTCAATTGAAGGGCTCTGATGCTATTTTTGAGATCTTTACAGAGTCTTATGGTGCGCATCCAATAGTCATTCAAGGTGCTGGCGCAGGAAACCAGGTCACTGCAAGGGGGTTATTGTCTGATATTGTTAAAATATGTTGCTAA
- the metF gene encoding methylenetetrahydrofolate reductase [NAD(P)H]: MKVTEHIKNGNGKTQFSFEILPPLKGQHIQSIFDNIDPLMEFNPPFIDVTYHREEYVYKQLDNGLLKKQVVKKRPGTVGICAAIQNKYDVDAIPHILCGGFSKEDTENFLIDLDFLGIDNVMALRGDAVKTETYFKAEKDGHTYANELVGQIHDLNHGVYLDEELQNCCETNFCIGVGAYPEKHMEAPNLESDLHFLKKKIKNGAEYIVTQMFFDNAKYFEFVKKCRAAGIEVPIIPGLKPIATKKQLNMLPHRFHVDLPEDLIIAVVKCKDNKQVREVGVEWCIEQSKELQKAGIPVLHYYSMGKSDNIKSVASQLF; the protein is encoded by the coding sequence ATGAAAGTAACAGAACACATAAAAAACGGAAACGGAAAGACGCAATTTTCGTTCGAGATTTTACCGCCTTTAAAAGGCCAGCATATCCAGTCTATTTTTGATAATATTGATCCTTTGATGGAATTTAATCCACCTTTTATTGATGTGACCTACCATCGGGAGGAATATGTTTATAAACAATTAGATAATGGTTTGCTTAAAAAGCAAGTGGTGAAGAAGCGCCCGGGAACGGTTGGAATTTGTGCGGCCATTCAAAACAAATATGATGTAGATGCCATCCCTCACATTTTGTGTGGCGGCTTTTCTAAAGAGGACACTGAGAATTTCTTGATTGATCTTGATTTTTTGGGCATTGATAACGTTATGGCATTAAGAGGTGATGCTGTTAAAACTGAAACCTATTTTAAAGCAGAAAAAGATGGTCATACCTATGCCAATGAATTGGTTGGGCAAATCCATGACTTGAATCACGGTGTTTATTTAGATGAAGAGTTGCAAAACTGTTGTGAAACTAATTTTTGCATTGGGGTTGGAGCTTATCCTGAAAAACACATGGAGGCACCAAATTTAGAAAGCGACCTACATTTTTTGAAGAAAAAAATAAAAAATGGTGCAGAGTATATTGTCACCCAGATGTTTTTTGACAATGCCAAGTATTTTGAATTTGTAAAAAAATGCAGAGCTGCCGGTATTGAGGTGCCTATTATTCCGGGATTAAAGCCTATTGCCACTAAAAAACAATTGAATATGCTACCGCACCGTTTTCACGTTGATCTGCCAGAAGATTTAATTATTGCGGTAGTAAAATGTAAGGACAACAAACAGGTGAGAGAAGTGGGCGTAGAGTGGTGTATTGAGCAATCCAAAGAACTGCAGAAGGCGGGAATTCCTGTATTGCATTATTATTCTATGGGTAAAAGTGACAATATTAAATCGGTTGCATCGCAGCTATTTTGA
- a CDS encoding homocysteine S-methyltransferase family protein produces MANIIEEIQKRILVLDGAMGTMLQRYNFSEEDFRGDRFKEYPTSLKGNNDLLSLTQPQAIADVHRKYFEAGADIVETNTFSGTTIAMADYNMEDLVYELNFESAKIAKQVADQFTKANPDKPRFVAGSIGPTNKTASMSPDVNRPEYRAITFEELRQAYKLQVEALIDGGVDVLLVETIFDTLNAKAALFAIEEVKEQRNIDVPIMVSGTITDASGRTLSGQTVEAFLASISHIPLLSVGFNCALGAEQLQPYLRRLAFETGFYTSAHPNAGLPNAFGEYDQSAKEMEVLVENYLKEGLINIIGGCCGTTPEHIKAIANVAQNYKPRQSQVYAT; encoded by the coding sequence ATGGCCAATATTATAGAAGAAATACAGAAACGAATTTTAGTGCTCGATGGCGCCATGGGTACCATGTTGCAGCGCTATAATTTTTCTGAAGAAGATTTTAGAGGAGACCGCTTTAAGGAGTATCCTACCTCTTTAAAAGGCAATAATGACTTATTGTCTTTAACTCAGCCGCAGGCTATTGCAGATGTGCATCGTAAATATTTTGAGGCTGGAGCAGATATTGTAGAGACCAATACCTTTTCTGGGACCACCATTGCTATGGCAGATTATAACATGGAAGATTTGGTTTATGAGCTTAATTTTGAATCGGCTAAAATTGCAAAGCAGGTTGCAGATCAATTTACAAAAGCAAATCCCGACAAGCCGAGATTTGTAGCAGGCAGTATAGGTCCCACTAACAAGACGGCCAGCATGTCTCCAGATGTGAATCGTCCAGAATACCGTGCCATTACCTTTGAAGAATTACGCCAAGCTTATAAATTACAAGTTGAAGCACTTATTGACGGTGGTGTTGACGTGTTGCTTGTAGAGACTATTTTTGATACGCTTAACGCTAAAGCCGCTCTTTTTGCAATCGAAGAAGTGAAAGAGCAGCGTAACATCGATGTCCCAATCATGGTTTCTGGTACCATAACCGATGCGTCAGGCCGCACCTTGTCTGGTCAAACCGTTGAGGCCTTTTTAGCCTCAATTTCACATATTCCTTTGTTGAGCGTTGGTTTTAACTGTGCTTTAGGAGCAGAGCAATTGCAGCCTTACTTAAGGCGCCTAGCTTTTGAAACTGGATTTTACACGTCTGCCCATCCTAATGCAGGGTTGCCAAATGCGTTTGGAGAATACGATCAATCTGCAAAAGAAATGGAAGTTCTCGTTGAGAATTACTTAAAAGAGGGTTTGATCAATATCATTGGAGGTTGCTGCGGTACCACTCCAGAGCACATAAAGGCCATTGCAAATGTGGCACAAAACTATAAACCAAGACAATCCCAAGTTTACGCAACATGA
- a CDS encoding head GIN domain-containing protein yields MKKLFCSVLFLVLLSCNGEHVPDCFQNAGDVIEKDFEVAPFTEITVFERMQLFVTDAPTQKVTVQTGEFLMNDVEVLVEDGRLKLYNNNACNLTRDYGLTKVYVSAPNLTEIRNSSGLMMQSQGVLSYPSLRLISEDASGEDEFHTDGDFNVEIDCDQFQVVVNNLSTTFIKGQANSVFLGFFSGDARFEGRDFIAQNVDIFHRSSNDMIINAQQSLTGEIRSTGDVILVNTPPIVEVEAFYTGQLIFED; encoded by the coding sequence ATGAAAAAGTTATTTTGTTCTGTCTTGTTTTTGGTCTTGTTGTCATGCAATGGAGAGCATGTACCCGATTGTTTTCAAAACGCTGGAGATGTCATTGAAAAAGATTTTGAAGTTGCTCCATTTACTGAGATTACGGTCTTTGAGCGGATGCAACTATTTGTAACCGATGCGCCAACCCAGAAGGTGACCGTTCAAACCGGGGAGTTTTTGATGAATGATGTAGAGGTTTTGGTAGAAGACGGCCGTCTTAAATTATATAATAATAATGCTTGTAATCTTACAAGAGATTACGGTCTTACAAAAGTATATGTTAGCGCTCCAAATCTTACTGAAATAAGAAACAGCTCTGGTCTTATGATGCAAAGTCAAGGTGTGTTAAGCTATCCCTCGCTTCGATTGATTTCCGAAGATGCTAGTGGGGAAGATGAGTTTCATACCGACGGTGATTTTAATGTTGAAATTGATTGTGATCAATTTCAAGTTGTAGTCAACAACCTGTCAACTACCTTTATTAAAGGTCAGGCCAACTCTGTTTTTTTAGGGTTCTTTTCTGGTGATGCCCGTTTTGAGGGCAGAGATTTTATAGCACAAAATGTAGATATCTTTCATAGAAGCAGCAATGATATGATCATCAATGCCCAACAAAGTTTAACTGGAGAAATTAGAAGTACAGGTGATGTGATTCTAGTGAATACTCCGCCAATTGTTGAGGTCGAGGCATTTTATACGGGGCAATTAATTTTCGAAGACTAA
- a CDS encoding acyloxyacyl hydrolase has protein sequence MKHVVAFCIGLLSLASFSQEEDPNLFSIDASYFYGTILEHNPDISHLITDHPTGFMLSYNKKTYGFKDWESRFNYPDWGFSFIHQDMKNPYLGENSGLYAHFNFYFFKRNLNFRIGQGIAYATSPYDKEENFINNAYGSHLLSSTYIMFNYKKENIYKGFGLHGGISIIHYSNANFKAPNSSTNSFVFNVGANYLIDYDKEPDYIASSEDKKFTEPIKYNFVFRGGVNESDVIDTGQYPFYNFSFYADKRINRKSALQAGTDVFFATFLKELIYYYSVAFPELDVSGDEDWKRVGVFVGHELFINKLSFITQLGYYVYYPYDFEGRVYNRIGLKRYFGDDFFGAITLKSHGAKAEGVEFGIGVRL, from the coding sequence ATGAAGCATGTTGTTGCGTTTTGCATTGGCTTATTGAGCCTTGCTTCGTTTTCTCAAGAAGAGGATCCTAATTTGTTCAGCATTGATGCCAGTTATTTCTACGGCACCATCTTAGAGCATAATCCAGATATTTCTCATTTGATTACCGATCACCCTACAGGTTTTATGTTGAGCTATAACAAGAAAACTTACGGATTTAAAGATTGGGAGAGTCGGTTTAATTATCCAGATTGGGGCTTTTCATTTATTCATCAGGATATGAAAAACCCTTATCTTGGCGAAAACAGTGGTCTTTACGCCCATTTTAATTTTTACTTTTTTAAGCGCAACTTGAATTTCAGAATAGGTCAAGGGATCGCTTACGCCACAAGTCCTTACGATAAGGAAGAAAACTTTATCAATAATGCTTATGGTAGCCATTTGTTAAGTTCCACGTATATCATGTTTAATTATAAGAAAGAAAACATCTATAAGGGCTTTGGTCTTCATGGCGGCATTTCAATCATACATTATAGCAATGCTAATTTTAAGGCACCTAATAGCTCAACCAATAGTTTTGTGTTTAATGTAGGAGCCAATTACTTGATAGATTACGATAAAGAACCTGATTATATCGCGTCTTCCGAAGACAAAAAATTTACCGAGCCCATCAAGTATAATTTTGTGTTTAGGGGAGGTGTTAATGAGAGCGACGTGATTGATACGGGGCAATATCCATTTTATAATTTTTCATTTTATGCAGATAAACGCATTAATCGAAAAAGCGCGCTCCAAGCGGGAACCGATGTGTTTTTTGCGACTTTCTTAAAGGAACTGATTTATTATTATTCTGTAGCCTTCCCAGAACTGGATGTGAGTGGTGATGAGGATTGGAAACGCGTAGGTGTTTTTGTGGGGCATGAATTGTTTATCAATAAATTATCCTTTATCACGCAATTGGGGTATTATGTGTATTATCCTTATGATTTTGAAGGTCGAGTGTACAATCGTATTGGTTTAAAACGCTATTTTGGAGATGATTTTTTTGGAGCGATAACGCTTAAATCTCATGGAGCAAAGGCAGAAGGGGTTGAATTTGGTATAGGAGTAAGGTTATGA
- a CDS encoding PLP-dependent aspartate aminotransferase family protein — MSHHFETDAIRQQMERSPYLEHSVPLYLTSSFVFEDAEDMRASFAEEKERNLYGRYSNPNTSEFIQKIVTMEGAEEGYAFATGMSAIFSTFAALLNAGDHVVSCNSVFGSTHGLFANYFPKWNIETSYFKVNQVDKIESLIQPNTKILYAESPTNPAVDILDLELLGKIAKKHNLLFIVDNCFATPYLQNPIKFGADLVIHSATKLMDGQGRVLGGVTVGKADLIRQIYLFSRITGPAMSPFNAWVLSKSLETLSVRVDRHCENALKVAEFLEQHDSVNFVKYPFLKSHPQYEMAKKQMKLGGNIVAFEVKGGIDAGRKFLDSIKLCSLSANLGDTRTIVTHPASTTHSKLLESERMETGISDGMVRISVGLENVNDIIKDLKQALH, encoded by the coding sequence ATGAGTCATCATTTTGAAACAGACGCGATAAGACAACAAATGGAACGATCTCCTTATTTGGAGCATTCTGTACCGTTGTACCTCACGTCTAGTTTCGTTTTTGAGGATGCTGAAGATATGCGCGCCTCATTTGCAGAAGAAAAAGAACGAAATCTATACGGTAGATATTCCAATCCCAATACATCAGAATTTATACAAAAAATTGTGACTATGGAAGGTGCAGAAGAGGGGTACGCTTTTGCCACAGGAATGTCTGCAATTTTCTCCACATTTGCAGCGCTGTTAAATGCTGGAGATCATGTAGTGTCTTGTAATTCTGTATTTGGTTCTACACACGGATTGTTTGCTAATTATTTTCCGAAATGGAATATTGAAACAAGTTATTTTAAGGTCAATCAAGTTGATAAAATTGAGAGTTTAATTCAGCCTAACACCAAAATTTTATATGCAGAGTCACCAACAAATCCCGCCGTAGATATTTTGGATCTGGAGTTGTTGGGTAAAATTGCTAAAAAACATAATTTGCTCTTTATAGTTGATAATTGTTTTGCTACGCCCTATCTTCAAAATCCTATTAAATTTGGAGCTGATTTGGTAATTCATTCCGCTACAAAATTAATGGATGGCCAAGGTAGAGTGCTAGGTGGCGTTACGGTTGGTAAAGCCGATTTGATTCGACAGATTTATCTGTTTTCCAGAATTACAGGGCCTGCCATGTCGCCATTTAATGCATGGGTATTGTCCAAAAGTTTAGAAACCTTATCTGTGAGAGTAGATAGACATTGTGAAAATGCCTTGAAGGTCGCTGAGTTTTTAGAACAGCATGACAGCGTTAACTTCGTGAAATACCCGTTTTTAAAGTCGCACCCACAATATGAGATGGCTAAAAAACAAATGAAACTGGGTGGTAACATTGTGGCTTTTGAAGTTAAAGGCGGTATAGATGCTGGAAGAAAATTTTTAGACAGTATCAAACTATGCTCCTTATCTGCAAATTTGGGAGATACAAGAACCATTGTAACGCATCCTGCTTCTACAACCCACAGTAAGTTATTAGAATCAGAACGTATGGAAACGGGGATTTCTGATGGGATGGTTAGAATTTCTGTTGGATTGGAAAACGTCAACGACATAATCAAAGATTTAAAACAGGCACTACACTAA
- a CDS encoding alpha/beta fold hydrolase — MKQLEYITIKNFKTKTGFETPIHLSYEIFGKPLHTAPIVLVIHALTGNSNICGNEGWWKDLIGNDKCIDTEHYTVLAFNIPGNGYEDDASRLIENYKAFSAIDIAEIFAFGMDYLNIKSLFAAIGGSVGGGIAWELAALRPNLIEHLIPVATDWKSTDWVIANCHIQDAILNHSQKPLYDARLHAMTLYRTPESFKQKFQRTERETGLFNVESWLSHHGQVLEHRFQLAAYKFMNQILRTIDITRNRGSFLEVASNISSHIHFVTINSDVFFKPEENWNAYVELKSEKDNVSISEIKSVHGHDAFLIEFNQLSAFLKPIFNTLKTDTRSEDHTYSSIRNW, encoded by the coding sequence ATGAAGCAATTAGAATATATTACCATTAAAAATTTTAAGACCAAAACTGGTTTTGAAACGCCCATACATTTATCTTATGAAATCTTCGGAAAACCGCTACATACGGCACCGATTGTACTTGTGATTCATGCCTTGACCGGAAATTCTAATATCTGCGGAAATGAGGGCTGGTGGAAAGATTTAATAGGAAACGACAAATGCATCGATACAGAGCATTATACGGTTTTGGCATTTAATATTCCTGGCAACGGCTATGAAGATGATGCTTCAAGACTGATTGAAAATTATAAGGCATTTTCCGCAATTGACATTGCTGAAATTTTCGCTTTTGGGATGGATTATCTCAATATTAAATCCCTATTTGCAGCCATTGGAGGTTCTGTTGGTGGCGGAATTGCTTGGGAGTTGGCAGCTTTACGTCCAAATCTTATTGAACATTTGATTCCCGTAGCAACCGATTGGAAGTCTACAGACTGGGTCATTGCCAATTGTCATATCCAAGATGCAATATTAAATCATTCTCAAAAGCCATTATATGATGCCAGACTTCATGCCATGACCTTGTATCGCACACCAGAATCTTTTAAACAGAAATTTCAAAGAACCGAAAGAGAAACGGGGCTTTTCAACGTAGAAAGTTGGTTAAGTCATCATGGTCAAGTACTCGAGCATCGTTTTCAGCTTGCTGCCTATAAGTTCATGAACCAGATTTTAAGAACTATTGATATTACTAGAAATAGAGGTAGCTTTTTAGAAGTGGCCTCAAACATTTCATCCCATATTCACTTTGTCACTATAAATTCGGATGTTTTCTTTAAACCAGAAGAAAATTGGAATGCTTATGTAGAGCTAAAATCAGAAAAGGACAATGTCTCTATTTCCGAAATCAAATCAGTTCATGGTCATGATGCCTTTTTAATAGAGTTCAACCAATTATCAGCCTTTTTAAAACCCATTTTCAATACCCTAAAAACCGACACGAGAAGTGAAGACCATACATATAGTTCTATTCGGAATTGGTAA
- the metH gene encoding methionine synthase: MIESDCKKYLILSGLEPLVVTPESNFINVGERTNVTGSRKFLRLIKEEQFDEALSVARDQVEGGAQILDVNMDEGMLDGKYAMVKFLNLIASEPDIARIPLMIDSSKWEIIEAGLQVAQGKCVVNSISLKEGETEFKRQAKLVKRYGAAVIVMAFDEVGQADTYQRRIDICKRSYYILVNDVQFPPQDIIFDPNIFPIATGMDEHRLNALDFFKATQWIRENLPYANVSGGVSNVSFSFRGNTVVREAINSAFLYHAIKHGMTMGIVNPTMLEIYDEIPKDLLQHVEDVLFDRSDDATEKLLDFAESLVGTSNNPSQSNQERIASANAWRKDPLQQRITHALVKGIDEFIIEDVEEARLQANKPIEVIEGNLMIGMNVVGDLFGSGKMFLPQVVKSARVMKRAVAYLQPFIEAEKDGKQEFSGKILMATVKGDVHDIGKNIVSVVLGCNNYEIIDLGVMVPPEKIVETAIRENVDIIGLSGLITPSLDEMVYLSKSLEREQVNIPLIIGGATTSRAHTSVKIAPNYSHTVVHINDASRAVTVVGELLNKDNKIYKAQIREDYDKFRAQFLKRGKQKDYISIEEARKSKFKIDWTTTEIVKPAALGIQVIEDFDLKTLEDFIDWSPFFRSWDLHGRYPDILTDEVVGEQATDLFKDAKVLLKRIFDEKLLTAKAVFGLFPANTVNDDDIEVTVAPHSSVTDQKTYKFLTLRQQLQKRKNVPNMALADFIAPKDKNLQDYMGAFCVTTGFGTQELAQQFEADHDDYNSIMIKALADRLAEAFAEYLHKQVRTKHWGYAKNETLSNADLIKESYKGIRPAPGYPACPDHLEKTTIWKLLNVEERIGVKLTESLAMWPAASVSGCYFAHPEAKYFGLGKITEDQLKDYAKRRGVSNEEAEKWLSPNLAN, translated from the coding sequence ATGATTGAAAGTGACTGTAAAAAATACCTCATCTTATCTGGATTAGAGCCTTTAGTGGTAACACCAGAAAGTAATTTTATAAACGTTGGCGAACGCACTAATGTTACAGGTTCAAGAAAGTTTTTGAGACTTATTAAAGAGGAGCAATTTGATGAAGCCTTATCGGTGGCAAGAGATCAAGTAGAAGGTGGCGCTCAAATTCTAGATGTCAATATGGATGAAGGCATGTTGGATGGGAAGTATGCCATGGTCAAATTTTTGAACCTCATTGCCTCTGAGCCAGATATTGCAAGAATTCCATTAATGATAGACAGCTCAAAGTGGGAAATCATTGAAGCAGGATTGCAAGTTGCCCAAGGAAAATGTGTTGTAAATTCCATCAGTTTAAAAGAAGGTGAAACCGAATTTAAGCGTCAGGCAAAATTGGTAAAACGCTATGGTGCAGCGGTTATTGTAATGGCCTTTGATGAGGTTGGACAAGCCGATACCTATCAAAGACGTATTGATATTTGTAAGCGCTCCTATTATATTTTGGTCAATGATGTTCAGTTTCCACCACAAGATATTATTTTCGATCCCAATATCTTTCCTATTGCCACGGGTATGGATGAGCACCGTCTTAATGCACTCGATTTTTTTAAGGCAACACAATGGATTCGTGAGAACTTACCTTATGCCAACGTTTCTGGAGGCGTAAGCAATGTGTCCTTTTCGTTTAGGGGCAATACGGTGGTGAGAGAGGCAATCAATTCTGCATTTTTATATCACGCCATCAAACATGGGATGACAATGGGTATTGTAAACCCAACCATGTTGGAAATTTATGATGAAATACCAAAAGATCTTTTACAGCACGTTGAAGATGTGCTTTTTGATAGAAGTGATGATGCTACTGAAAAATTATTAGACTTTGCTGAGTCTCTTGTAGGGACGAGCAATAATCCCTCACAAAGCAATCAAGAGCGCATTGCCTCTGCAAACGCGTGGCGAAAAGACCCGTTACAACAAAGAATTACCCATGCGTTAGTGAAAGGCATTGATGAGTTTATTATTGAAGATGTTGAAGAGGCACGGTTACAGGCAAACAAACCTATTGAAGTCATCGAGGGGAATTTAATGATTGGGATGAACGTTGTGGGTGATTTGTTTGGAAGCGGAAAAATGTTTTTGCCCCAAGTAGTAAAATCTGCCAGGGTCATGAAGAGAGCGGTAGCTTACTTGCAGCCCTTTATTGAGGCCGAAAAAGATGGTAAGCAAGAATTTTCTGGAAAAATACTCATGGCTACTGTAAAGGGAGATGTACATGATATTGGTAAAAATATTGTGAGTGTAGTTCTAGGTTGTAACAACTACGAAATTATTGATTTAGGTGTCATGGTGCCACCTGAAAAAATAGTAGAAACAGCCATAAGAGAAAATGTAGATATTATTGGTTTAAGTGGATTGATCACACCGTCTTTAGATGAAATGGTCTACCTCTCCAAATCTCTAGAGAGAGAACAAGTCAATATTCCATTGATTATTGGCGGAGCTACAACATCACGCGCGCATACTTCGGTTAAGATTGCGCCCAATTATAGCCATACAGTGGTTCATATTAATGACGCCTCTAGAGCTGTTACGGTAGTTGGTGAGCTTTTGAATAAGGATAATAAGATTTATAAGGCTCAAATACGGGAAGATTATGATAAGTTTAGAGCGCAATTTTTAAAACGAGGCAAACAGAAAGATTACATAAGCATAGAAGAGGCCCGTAAGTCTAAATTTAAAATAGATTGGACCACTACGGAAATCGTCAAACCAGCAGCATTAGGGATTCAAGTTATTGAAGATTTTGATCTCAAGACCTTGGAAGATTTTATTGATTGGAGTCCATTCTTTAGAAGTTGGGATCTTCATGGAAGATATCCTGATATTTTAACAGATGAGGTTGTTGGGGAACAAGCAACAGATTTATTTAAAGATGCGAAAGTCTTATTGAAACGTATTTTTGATGAAAAATTACTGACGGCAAAAGCTGTTTTTGGACTGTTTCCTGCAAATACGGTTAATGACGATGATATTGAAGTTACAGTTGCACCGCATTCTAGTGTTACCGATCAAAAGACTTATAAGTTTTTAACGCTACGCCAACAGCTTCAAAAACGTAAGAATGTACCAAATATGGCCTTAGCCGATTTTATAGCACCAAAAGACAAGAACCTACAAGATTACATGGGGGCTTTTTGCGTCACGACAGGATTTGGAACTCAAGAACTTGCGCAACAGTTTGAGGCCGATCATGATGACTATAACTCGATTATGATTAAGGCCTTGGCCGATCGTTTAGCAGAAGCTTTTGCTGAATATTTGCACAAGCAAGTAAGAACTAAGCATTGGGGTTATGCTAAAAATGAAACCTTGTCAAATGCCGATTTAATCAAGGAAAGCTATAAGGGAATTCGTCCGGCGCCAGGATATCCTGCATGTCCAGATCACTTAGAAAAAACGACGATTTGGAAACTTTTAAACGTAGAAGAGCGTATTGGTGTGAAACTTACAGAAAGTTTGGCCATGTGGCCAGCCGCAAGCGTAAGCGGTTGTTATTTTGCACATCCTGAAGCAAAATATTTTGGATTGGGAAAAATCACCGAAGACCAACTAAAAGATTACGCAAAACGAAGAGGTGTCTCTAATGAAGAGGCCGAGAAATGGTTGAGCCCTAATTTGGCCAATTAA